Proteins encoded within one genomic window of Haloplanus vescus:
- a CDS encoding type II/IV secretion system ATPase subunit has translation MTELGTATPSDELKQIAASRPHLRDHLKKFKQITGEFPLLIDEPTSDYETSRPNVLYHIGGPIYCHIYGDLGQDMKYYAIEPSLSGNEQTLFSQIRDKLLDRSVNKSVPEEESEYDDRIEELLQETTTIERDRSGLRYWLDRLLQFLNLGDIRVSEQTYENIRYRLNRDIVGLGPLEPVMRDPANEDVHVIGPHQCYVDHGTYGLIETTVDFGTSEQFDSWIRSMGERIGDPVSDSNPIVDSTLPDGSRLNVIYSDDVSVQGPSLTIRQGDETPLSINQITKWGTLSPELVAYLWLCLENEQTVFVVGETASGKTTTLNSIMSFIPRDSKIYTAEDTAEVLPPHDTWQQLLTREGGAEGDSDVDMFDLVAAALRSRPDYIVVGEVRGEEGRMAFQAAQTGHPVMLTFHASDIVSMIQRFTGDPINVPETFMDNADVALFQNRVKQGDDVLRRVTSVQEIEGYSKEMDGVVTRQVFSWDPVEDEIVFQGMNNSYVLEEQIATLLGYADTRDIYDDLDFRARLVERMIEENILDYHEVNEAIKSFQRDGVEGLPFDIHK, from the coding sequence ATGACAGAACTCGGAACCGCCACCCCGTCGGACGAACTCAAGCAGATTGCAGCCTCCCGGCCGCACCTCCGCGACCATCTGAAGAAGTTCAAACAGATTACTGGCGAGTTCCCACTGCTCATCGACGAACCGACCAGCGACTACGAGACAAGCCGGCCGAACGTGCTCTATCACATCGGCGGGCCCATCTACTGCCACATCTACGGCGACCTGGGGCAGGACATGAAGTATTACGCCATCGAGCCGTCGCTGTCGGGCAACGAGCAGACGCTCTTCTCCCAGATTCGCGACAAACTGCTCGACCGCAGCGTCAACAAGTCCGTCCCCGAGGAGGAGTCCGAGTACGACGACCGAATCGAGGAACTCCTCCAGGAGACGACGACCATCGAGCGCGACCGGAGCGGCCTCCGATACTGGCTCGACCGCCTGCTCCAGTTTTTGAACCTCGGTGACATCCGCGTCAGCGAGCAGACCTACGAGAACATCCGCTACCGGCTCAACCGCGACATCGTCGGCCTCGGACCGCTGGAACCGGTTATGCGCGACCCCGCCAACGAGGACGTTCACGTCATTGGTCCCCACCAGTGCTACGTCGACCACGGCACCTACGGCCTCATCGAGACGACGGTCGATTTCGGCACCTCGGAGCAGTTCGACTCCTGGATTCGGAGCATGGGCGAACGCATCGGCGACCCCGTCTCCGACTCCAACCCCATCGTCGACTCGACGCTCCCGGACGGCTCCCGTCTGAACGTCATCTACTCCGACGACGTGAGCGTTCAGGGGCCGAGTCTCACCATCCGTCAGGGCGACGAGACGCCGCTCTCCATCAACCAGATTACCAAGTGGGGGACGCTCTCGCCCGAGCTCGTCGCCTACCTCTGGCTCTGTCTGGAGAACGAACAGACCGTGTTCGTCGTCGGCGAGACGGCGTCCGGGAAGACGACGACGCTCAACAGCATCATGTCGTTCATCCCGCGGGACTCCAAAATCTACACCGCCGAGGACACCGCCGAGGTGCTCCCGCCCCACGACACGTGGCAGCAGTTGCTCACCCGAGAGGGCGGCGCCGAAGGCGACTCCGACGTGGACATGTTCGACCTCGTCGCCGCGGCACTCCGGTCCCGCCCCGACTACATCGTCGTGGGTGAGGTCCGTGGCGAGGAGGGTCGGATGGCGTTCCAGGCGGCCCAGACCGGCCACCCCGTCATGCTGACCTTCCACGCGAGCGACATCGTGTCGATGATTCAGCGGTTCACCGGCGACCCCATCAACGTCCCCGAGACGTTCATGGACAACGCCGACGTGGCGCTGTTCCAGAACCGAGTCAAGCAGGGCGACGACGTGCTTCGCCGCGTGACGAGCGTGCAGGAAATCGAGGGGTACTCCAAGGAGATGGACGGTGTCGTCACCCGACAGGTGTTCAGCTGGGACCCCGTCGAGGACGAAATCGTCTTCCAGGGGATGAACAACTCCTACGTGCTCGAAGAGCAGATTGCGACGCTGCTCGGCTACGCCGACACGCGCGACATCTACGACGACCTCGACTTCCGGGCCCGACTCGTCGAGCGCATGATCGAGGAGAACATCCTCGACTACCACGAGGTCAACGAGGCCATCAAATCCTTCCAGCGCGACGGCGTCGAGGGTCTTCCGTTCGATATACACAAATAA
- a CDS encoding CheR family methyltransferase — MSSDSSETDAAFDALLDHLESHLDFESSYYNESYLDRRISARMRRCDAETYDEYLDVVRSDPEEPEALLDSLSINVTSFYRNPEAWEPIRDALRELTDGRGRTTVWSAPCSDGREPYSLAMLALDDDEIRTRGLEIVGTDINADVLERARDGVYETTTTRDVASELEPLDDAERYVERDGDTFAVRSEVKDLVRFEQHDLIADEPKGDVDLALCRNLLIYINTASKRAVVDTVLSSLREGGYLVIGMTETLPRESRDAIETVDKRRRVYRRT; from the coding sequence ATGAGCTCCGACTCGTCCGAGACCGACGCGGCGTTCGACGCCCTGCTCGACCACCTGGAGAGCCACCTCGACTTCGAGTCCTCGTACTACAACGAGTCGTATCTGGACCGCCGCATCTCGGCGCGGATGCGCCGCTGTGACGCCGAGACGTACGACGAGTATCTCGATGTCGTGCGCTCGGACCCCGAGGAACCCGAGGCGCTCCTCGATTCACTGAGCATCAACGTGACCAGCTTCTACCGCAATCCGGAGGCGTGGGAGCCGATTCGGGACGCGCTCCGCGAGCTGACGGACGGGCGCGGGCGAACGACGGTGTGGAGTGCGCCTTGCTCGGACGGGCGCGAACCCTACTCGCTGGCGATGCTCGCCCTCGACGACGACGAGATTCGGACGCGTGGCCTCGAAATCGTGGGCACCGACATCAACGCCGACGTGCTAGAGCGCGCCCGCGACGGCGTCTACGAGACGACGACGACCCGCGACGTGGCGTCCGAACTCGAACCGCTCGACGACGCCGAACGCTACGTCGAACGCGACGGCGACACGTTCGCCGTCCGCTCGGAGGTCAAAGACCTGGTGCGGTTCGAACAGCACGACCTGATCGCCGATGAGCCGAAAGGCGACGTGGACCTCGCGCTCTGTCGGAACCTGCTCATCTACATCAACACGGCGTCGAAGCGGGCCGTCGTCGACACCGTGCTCTCCTCGCTCCGCGAGGGCGGCTATCTGGTCATCGGCATGACCGAGACGCTGCCGCGCGAGAGTCGAGACGCGATCGAGACGGTAGACAAGCGACGGCGGGTGTACCGTCGAACGTAA
- a CDS encoding HEAT repeat domain-containing protein: protein MSLYQLEKDGDVDALLDHLKLSDSASIRERAASILGDVVDDEPQAVDALVKRAQSDDDEAVRGAAIDALDRIGPEAIERLVAEMAGVDADGADWVRAEAFVETLSADRPELRMAAANALRQLGDASALPTLVETLDDPNPRVRARAARACGAIGDERASDALANRLTDPVGDVRREAADALAAIGTDRALSPLLDAVEDDNQEVRYAAVMALGSYRGAAAIDPLITALDDESDTVRRAAVFSIVELLAAAPTEQSHRIRETVVDRLGAADRSVVDPLVELLTESRQPRERRNVAWLLGRVAGDVGRDEAVEALISALDADDGTTAQFAATSLVELGGETVEDELLDLLEDPDCSSEARSKAVFVLGKVGGERAREQLEGMLDRTDDESVRKQAFSALSKLGGRR, encoded by the coding sequence ATGTCCCTCTACCAGCTCGAAAAGGACGGCGACGTGGACGCCCTGCTCGACCACCTGAAGCTGAGCGACTCGGCGTCCATCCGCGAGCGAGCGGCGTCCATCCTCGGCGACGTCGTCGACGACGAACCACAGGCGGTCGACGCCCTCGTCAAGAGAGCGCAGAGCGACGACGACGAGGCGGTTCGCGGGGCCGCCATCGACGCCCTCGACCGCATCGGCCCCGAGGCCATCGAGCGACTCGTCGCCGAGATGGCTGGTGTCGACGCGGATGGGGCCGACTGGGTGCGCGCTGAGGCGTTCGTGGAGACGCTCTCGGCGGACCGTCCAGAGCTTCGGATGGCAGCGGCGAACGCGCTCCGCCAGCTGGGCGACGCCAGCGCGCTCCCGACCCTCGTCGAGACGCTCGACGACCCGAACCCGCGAGTTCGCGCGCGGGCAGCCCGTGCCTGCGGCGCCATCGGCGACGAGCGAGCGAGTGACGCACTCGCGAATCGACTCACCGACCCTGTCGGGGACGTGCGCCGCGAGGCGGCCGACGCCCTCGCGGCCATCGGCACCGACCGCGCGCTCTCGCCGCTTCTCGATGCCGTCGAAGACGACAACCAAGAAGTCCGGTACGCCGCCGTCATGGCGCTCGGCAGCTACCGAGGCGCGGCGGCCATCGACCCGCTCATCACGGCGCTTGACGACGAGAGCGACACGGTCCGGCGGGCGGCCGTCTTCTCTATCGTCGAGTTGCTCGCGGCGGCGCCCACCGAGCAGAGCCACCGCATCCGGGAGACGGTGGTCGACCGCCTCGGCGCCGCGGACCGGAGCGTCGTCGACCCGCTGGTCGAACTCCTGACGGAGAGCCGTCAGCCCCGAGAGCGGCGCAACGTGGCGTGGCTCCTCGGGCGCGTCGCGGGCGACGTGGGCCGGGACGAGGCCGTCGAAGCGCTCATCAGCGCCCTCGACGCCGACGACGGCACGACTGCGCAGTTCGCGGCGACGAGCCTCGTCGAACTCGGCGGCGAGACGGTCGAAGACGAACTGCTCGACCTGCTTGAGGACCCGGACTGCTCGTCCGAGGCGCGGTCGAAGGCGGTGTTCGTCCTCGGCAAGGTCGGCGGGGAACGGGCCCGCGAGCAACTGGAGGGGATGCTCGACCGCACCGACGACGAATCGGTCCGCAAACAGGCGTTCTCGGCACTGTCGAAACTCGGAGGGCGACGATGA
- a CDS encoding ATPase domain-containing protein, protein MSQAGTNLLSLGLESHDRLNKELGGGIPRGSIVLAEGDYGAGKSALSQRLTYGFCEEGHSVTFLSTELTTRGFIDQMHSLSYDMVDHLLDENVLFLHADFDTSGTFSGEGDGERKELLKRLMNAEVMWQSDVIVIDTFDAILRNDPQFEALVRQNEERQAALEIIGFFRDIISQGKVVVLTVDPSTVDEEAIGPFRSIADVFLELEMVEVGNDVRRQIAVKRFAGMGQQVGDSIGYSVRSGTGIVIESRSVA, encoded by the coding sequence ATGAGTCAGGCTGGCACTAACCTACTGTCGCTCGGACTGGAATCGCACGACCGCCTCAACAAGGAGCTCGGCGGCGGTATCCCGCGAGGGAGTATCGTCCTCGCCGAGGGGGATTACGGGGCTGGCAAGAGCGCCCTCTCCCAGCGGCTCACGTACGGCTTCTGCGAGGAGGGCCACTCTGTCACCTTCCTCTCGACGGAGCTGACGACGCGCGGGTTCATCGACCAGATGCATTCGCTGTCATACGACATGGTGGACCACCTCCTCGACGAGAACGTCCTCTTTCTCCACGCCGACTTCGACACGAGTGGGACGTTCTCCGGCGAGGGCGACGGCGAGCGCAAGGAACTCCTCAAGCGCCTGATGAACGCGGAGGTGATGTGGCAGTCGGACGTCATCGTCATCGACACGTTCGACGCCATCCTCCGCAACGACCCGCAGTTCGAGGCGCTGGTCCGACAGAACGAGGAGCGACAGGCCGCCCTCGAAATCATCGGCTTCTTCCGCGACATCATCTCGCAGGGGAAGGTCGTCGTGCTGACGGTCGACCCCTCGACGGTCGACGAGGAAGCCATCGGCCCGTTCCGCTCCATCGCGGACGTCTTCCTCGAACTCGAGATGGTGGAGGTCGGCAACGACGTCCGCCGACAGATTGCCGTCAAGCGCTTTGCCGGTATGGGACAGCAGGTTGGAGACTCGATCGGCTACTCCGTCCGCTCCGGGACGGGAATCGTCATAGAAAGCCGTAGTGTCGCATAA
- a CDS encoding fla cluster protein FlaF encodes MGFSVSGSAAIIFVGLFLAFSTAYTASANGFERVSDATAAVDDQTLERQNTALNVTTATYDAGNETLIVDVVNEGSTSLSVNATDLVVDNTYRTDFAVRSVDGDNSTSLWLPGERLHLEVSMSTQPTRIKIVTGPGVAATEVV; translated from the coding sequence TTGGGCTTTAGCGTCAGCGGTTCGGCGGCGATAATCTTCGTCGGCCTGTTTCTGGCCTTCTCGACGGCGTACACCGCCTCGGCCAACGGGTTCGAACGCGTCAGCGACGCCACGGCGGCGGTCGACGACCAGACGCTCGAACGCCAGAACACGGCGCTTAACGTCACGACGGCCACCTACGACGCCGGCAACGAGACGCTGATCGTCGACGTGGTCAACGAGGGGAGTACGTCGCTGTCGGTGAACGCGACGGACCTCGTCGTCGACAACACGTACCGGACCGACTTCGCCGTGCGAAGCGTCGACGGCGACAATTCGACGTCGTTGTGGCTCCCGGGCGAGCGACTCCACCTCGAAGTCTCGATGTCGACGCAGCCGACCCGAATCAAAATCGTCACTGGCCCCGGCGTGGCCGCGACGGAGGTGGTCTGA
- a CDS encoding flagellar protein G, protein MASVSASHLILFIASMVIAAGVAGTFTQGVSRLSQGIDDQSLEVSEEVRTDIEVISDAGSPVYDNSSNTVTILVKNTGTSTIPAESQFIEILLDGQYQTNVTMTVVDGDRWRPNNVVRLEIGGADLSSDDHRVKLIVNGDEEVFRFRS, encoded by the coding sequence ATGGCGAGCGTCTCGGCATCGCACCTGATTCTGTTCATCGCAAGTATGGTCATCGCGGCGGGTGTCGCCGGGACGTTCACGCAGGGCGTGTCACGGCTGAGCCAGGGCATCGACGACCAGAGTCTCGAAGTGTCCGAGGAAGTGCGAACGGACATCGAGGTGATTAGCGACGCCGGTAGCCCCGTCTACGACAACTCGTCGAACACGGTGACCATCCTGGTGAAGAACACGGGTACGTCGACGATACCGGCCGAATCGCAGTTCATCGAGATACTACTGGACGGACAGTACCAGACGAACGTCACCATGACCGTCGTCGACGGTGACCGGTGGCGGCCGAACAACGTCGTCCGCCTCGAAATCGGGGGCGCCGACCTCTCGTCGGACGACCACCGCGTGAAACTCATCGTCAACGGCGACGAGGAGGTGTTTCGATTCCGATCATGA
- a CDS encoding CheF family chemotaxis protein → MSERVIADFVGEFFLTDMDRDDPVQGRIVMSPKRLVLAADDHKVTIPTDDIFDIAVGHVPPEMRAFFSDSVTIAYREGNQRRMAVIEAESNTVDKFSTVLFKAHLNGQTALVQHPARRGGRVVDSPVTKARLAVDGKTLSFSGPDTDFSIQLATVTDFEKETRALDGEDRPALSVSHVPGTTTLVTVVSLPSERVMNLLGRYFRLEYSDLVEDLADVSLSDEEVEVLVAIYSAGEGVDPLSVVSGDASQTTMVLNGLQEKELVADGDAGVVLTPKGRVVVNSRLEEVNT, encoded by the coding sequence GTGAGCGAACGCGTCATCGCCGACTTCGTCGGCGAGTTCTTCCTGACCGATATGGACCGTGACGACCCGGTTCAGGGTCGTATCGTTATGAGTCCGAAGCGTCTCGTCCTCGCCGCTGACGACCACAAGGTGACGATTCCGACCGACGATATCTTCGACATCGCCGTCGGTCACGTCCCGCCGGAGATGCGCGCGTTCTTCAGCGACTCCGTCACCATCGCCTACCGCGAGGGCAACCAGCGCCGGATGGCGGTCATCGAAGCCGAGAGCAACACCGTCGACAAGTTCTCCACCGTCCTGTTCAAGGCGCATCTGAACGGGCAGACGGCGCTGGTCCAGCATCCCGCCCGACGCGGGGGGCGCGTCGTCGATTCGCCCGTCACCAAGGCTCGCCTCGCCGTCGACGGCAAGACGCTCTCGTTCAGCGGCCCGGACACCGACTTCTCCATCCAACTGGCGACGGTGACAGACTTCGAGAAGGAGACCCGTGCGCTCGACGGCGAGGACCGCCCCGCACTCTCCGTGAGCCACGTCCCCGGGACGACGACGCTCGTCACCGTCGTCTCCCTCCCCTCCGAGCGCGTGATGAACCTGCTCGGTCGCTACTTCCGCTTGGAGTACAGCGACCTGGTGGAGGACCTCGCGGACGTGTCCCTCTCCGACGAGGAGGTGGAGGTCCTCGTCGCCATCTACTCTGCCGGCGAGGGGGTCGACCCGCTCTCTGTGGTCTCCGGGGACGCCAGTCAGACGACGATGGTGTTGAACGGGCTTCAAGAGAAAGAGCTCGTCGCCGACGGCGACGCGGGCGTCGTCCTGACGCCGAAGGGACGCGTCGTGGTGAACAGTCGCCTTGAAGAGGTCAACACTTAG
- the flaJ gene encoding archaellar assembly protein FlaJ, with translation MASSEPTSESGTDITASETLADIVEAYERMDMEMSRYLLFIVLPSAVFFVGSVAIAIFVDLPLSVQLPIPLLGGLVLAAAVAYPKLLVSQERVEMENQYHLLMTHMTVLSTTNIDRMEVFRKLAEEEEYGALATEVDRIVQLVDTWNQSLDDACRRRARRIPSDHLADFFDRLAYTVNAGQELSEFLLSEQQVMIQNYVTMYESTLDNIEVMKDLYLSMVLSMTFALVFAIVLPILTGTNPTMTVGAVIVLYAFVQTGFFLVIRTMSPYDPIWYYPDNVRPRGEWTMIGSLALGAVGSLVLVALVVGDLFGIGPGVTDFLPVSTLPRPLYMAIPVTPLAIPGVVFRLHEERIKARDGEFPSFIRALGASETAKQSTTTAVLKTLRKKDFGPLTEDIDDLFKRLNMRLDPDRAWQYFTANTRSYLMQKFSEMYLVGRQMGGEPKQLGELISENMNHVNQLRQQRQQATVTMIGLLYGITAASSFAFFIGFKIVDILAGMSLDLGSSSSFSAAQLIHTQVYDLPVIQFMLLGVVMINAVLSSLIIRTVDGGHKANALLHFVMLTWIGCVIAVLTMSVVGGLLDV, from the coding sequence ATGGCCTCCTCTGAACCGACCTCGGAGAGCGGGACCGACATCACCGCTTCGGAGACGCTCGCGGACATCGTCGAGGCCTACGAGCGCATGGATATGGAGATGTCGCGGTATCTCCTCTTCATCGTCCTGCCATCGGCGGTGTTTTTCGTGGGGTCGGTCGCCATCGCCATCTTCGTCGACCTGCCGCTCTCGGTTCAGCTTCCGATTCCGCTTCTCGGCGGCCTCGTGCTCGCCGCCGCCGTCGCGTACCCGAAACTCCTCGTGAGCCAGGAGCGCGTCGAGATGGAGAACCAGTACCACCTCCTGATGACACACATGACGGTCCTGTCGACGACGAACATCGACCGCATGGAGGTGTTCCGCAAACTCGCCGAGGAAGAGGAGTACGGCGCCCTCGCCACCGAAGTCGACCGCATCGTCCAACTCGTCGACACCTGGAATCAGAGCCTCGACGACGCCTGTCGCCGCCGCGCCCGGCGCATTCCCAGCGACCACCTGGCCGATTTCTTCGACCGCCTCGCCTACACCGTCAACGCCGGGCAGGAGCTCAGCGAATTCCTCCTCAGCGAACAGCAGGTGATGATACAGAACTACGTGACGATGTACGAGAGCACGCTCGACAACATCGAGGTCATGAAAGACCTCTACCTCTCGATGGTGCTCTCGATGACGTTCGCCCTCGTGTTCGCCATCGTCCTCCCCATCCTGACGGGGACGAATCCGACGATGACCGTCGGCGCCGTCATCGTGCTCTACGCGTTCGTCCAGACTGGCTTCTTCCTCGTCATCCGGACGATGTCGCCGTACGACCCAATCTGGTACTATCCGGACAACGTCCGCCCGCGCGGCGAGTGGACGATGATCGGCAGTCTCGCCCTCGGTGCCGTCGGCAGTCTGGTCCTCGTCGCTCTCGTCGTTGGCGACCTGTTCGGCATCGGGCCGGGCGTCACCGACTTCCTCCCGGTGTCGACGCTCCCACGACCGCTATACATGGCCATCCCCGTCACGCCGCTCGCGATTCCGGGTGTCGTCTTCCGCCTGCACGAGGAGCGCATCAAGGCCCGCGACGGCGAGTTCCCGAGTTTCATCCGGGCGCTCGGGGCCAGCGAGACGGCGAAGCAGTCGACGACCACTGCCGTCCTCAAAACCCTGCGCAAGAAGGACTTCGGCCCGCTCACCGAGGACATCGACGACCTGTTCAAACGGCTGAACATGCGTCTCGACCCCGACCGTGCGTGGCAGTATTTCACCGCCAACACGCGGTCGTATCTCATGCAGAAGTTCAGCGAGATGTACCTCGTCGGTAGACAGATGGGGGGCGAGCCGAAACAGTTGGGCGAGCTCATCAGCGAGAACATGAACCACGTCAACCAGCTCAGACAGCAGCGTCAGCAGGCGACGGTGACGATGATCGGTCTCCTCTACGGTATCACCGCCGCCTCCTCGTTTGCCTTCTTCATCGGCTTCAAAATCGTCGACATCCTCGCCGGCATGTCTCTGGACCTCGGTTCGAGTTCCTCGTTCTCGGCCGCCCAGCTCATTCACACGCAGGTGTACGACCTCCCGGTCATCCAGTTCATGCTGCTCGGCGTCGTGATGATCAATGCCGTCCTCTCCTCGCTCATCATCCGGACCGTAGACGGTGGGCACAAGGCCAACGCCCTCCTACACTTCGTCATGCTCACCTGGATCGGCTGTGTTATCGCCGTCCTCACCATGTCCGTCGTGGGGGGGTTGCTGGATGTCTGA
- a CDS encoding CheF family chemotaxis protein translates to MSEGERKIVDTRGKFTQVVKDGRELNDAEWTGGRILLSNKRLVLASNSGKRTIPLPKIQSLEGRTDVNQLVAKVSGYVSLQLASNDVVLVSAEDSESFERMLYRALLDRTVILARHPAVEGGVVTDAEWEKARLKIEENAVALAVADGSFVEIDLDDIGSMETNERSVNDEKRRVIEVEHSEEGTSVQTYISGAQRRCTILETLLKKGKSQTEIGVDLTERQNEVLMALYSGVSPFEIPDFLGMDVDEVEEVFDRLIELDIIEEIRVRREVALNARGRNIASEAMNDN, encoded by the coding sequence ATGAGCGAGGGCGAACGCAAAATCGTCGACACGCGCGGGAAGTTCACGCAGGTCGTCAAGGACGGCCGAGAGCTGAACGACGCGGAGTGGACGGGCGGGCGAATCCTCCTCTCGAACAAACGGCTGGTGCTCGCGAGCAACAGCGGGAAGCGGACCATCCCGCTCCCGAAGATTCAGAGCCTCGAAGGGCGGACGGACGTGAACCAACTCGTGGCGAAGGTGTCGGGCTACGTCAGCCTCCAACTCGCCTCCAACGACGTGGTGCTCGTCTCCGCGGAGGACAGCGAATCGTTCGAGCGAATGCTGTATCGGGCGCTCCTCGACCGGACCGTCATCCTCGCTCGCCACCCGGCGGTCGAGGGCGGCGTCGTTACCGACGCCGAGTGGGAGAAGGCCCGCCTGAAAATCGAGGAGAACGCCGTCGCCCTCGCCGTCGCCGACGGCTCCTTCGTCGAAATCGACCTCGACGACATCGGGTCGATGGAGACCAACGAGCGCTCGGTCAACGACGAGAAGCGACGGGTCATCGAAGTCGAGCACAGCGAGGAGGGCACGAGCGTCCAGACGTACATCTCCGGGGCGCAGCGACGGTGTACGATTCTCGAAACCCTGCTCAAGAAAGGCAAGAGTCAGACCGAAATCGGCGTCGACCTCACCGAGCGCCAGAACGAGGTGCTGATGGCGCTTTACTCCGGGGTCTCGCCGTTCGAAATCCCCGACTTCCTCGGGATGGACGTCGACGAAGTCGAGGAGGTGTTCGACCGCCTCATCGAACTCGACATCATCGAGGAGATTCGCGTCCGGCGGGAAGTCGCGCTCAACGCACGCGGCCGAAACATCGCCAGCGAGGCGATGAACGACAACTAA
- a CDS encoding FlaD/FlaE family flagellar protein: MELLERFLGSDDDESSADSGEDDMFFEEDDDLDDFGGDFEDDGLGFDEGDEGGGGDAATAELEGRIDELENEVASLSSTVSTIRSENEEISNTVEDVEENVRKLLDIYEMVTRGVNPFVDDAQAGGGGFDAGGGSMSLFDNDDGDDEAEDLDSDVADAEAEDFFDDDFLDDEEDDDGFDDFETTDSDSTTSETMEDDEDDSDDAGKSFEELKDEYDSGDADWVDEDDGLMDDGDDLMDDGDDPIDDDGDDLMDDDDDLMDNGDGLIDDGDDWDDDTEIGDEAGVDDSFDDDFDADDGRGGDDAFDTTDSVDEPGDTEAEPAEMVTDGATEQAPPTPDTDDTAQAGDLQFAANTMMQGAGTTKPYLETVPAGYVGDMLVMEWLEYLVEQSDVEDAVRAVEYYRRVQWVGEDAADELRDFLVGFGDLDADREVTGPPSALSIDHHVASLRYISRLTGSTADSVVFDCWSGDGGVPFGL, from the coding sequence ATGGAGCTTCTAGAGCGGTTTCTCGGTAGCGACGACGACGAGTCCAGCGCCGACAGCGGCGAGGACGACATGTTCTTCGAAGAGGACGACGACCTCGACGATTTCGGGGGCGACTTCGAAGACGACGGCCTCGGATTCGACGAAGGTGACGAGGGCGGCGGCGGCGATGCGGCGACCGCCGAACTCGAGGGCCGAATCGACGAGTTGGAGAACGAAGTCGCCAGTCTCTCCTCGACGGTGAGTACGATTCGCAGCGAGAACGAGGAGATAAGCAATACCGTCGAGGACGTGGAAGAGAACGTCCGGAAACTGCTCGACATCTACGAGATGGTCACCCGCGGCGTCAACCCCTTCGTCGACGACGCGCAGGCCGGCGGTGGGGGCTTCGACGCCGGCGGTGGCTCGATGAGTCTGTTCGACAACGACGACGGCGACGACGAGGCCGAAGACCTGGACTCCGACGTCGCCGATGCCGAGGCGGAGGACTTCTTCGACGACGACTTCCTCGACGACGAAGAGGACGACGACGGTTTCGACGACTTCGAGACGACGGACAGCGATTCGACCACTTCAGAGACCATGGAAGACGACGAAGACGACTCCGACGACGCCGGCAAATCGTTCGAGGAACTGAAAGACGAGTACGACAGCGGCGACGCCGACTGGGTCGACGAGGATGACGGCCTGATGGACGACGGCGATGACTTGATGGACGATGGTGACGACCCCATCGACGACGACGGCGACGACCTGATGGATGACGACGATGACTTGATGGACAACGGTGACGGCCTCATCGACGACGGTGACGACTGGGACGACGACACCGAAATCGGCGACGAGGCCGGGGTGGACGACTCCTTCGACGACGACTTCGACGCCGACGACGGCCGCGGCGGTGACGACGCCTTCGACACCACCGACTCTGTCGACGAGCCCGGTGATACCGAGGCGGAACCGGCCGAGATGGTCACGGACGGGGCCACGGAACAGGCGCCGCCGACGCCCGACACCGACGACACGGCACAGGCCGGCGACCTGCAGTTCGCGGCCAACACGATGATGCAGGGCGCCGGCACGACGAAGCCGTACCTCGAAACCGTGCCCGCCGGCTACGTCGGCGATATGCTCGTCATGGAGTGGCTGGAGTATCTGGTCGAGCAGAGCGACGTGGAGGACGCAGTCCGAGCGGTGGAGTACTACCGCCGCGTCCAGTGGGTCGGCGAGGACGCCGCGGACGAACTCCGCGATTTCCTCGTCGGCTTCGGTGACTTGGACGCCGACCGCGAGGTGACCGGGCCGCCCTCGGCGCTCTCCATCGACCACCACGTCGCTAGCCTGCGATACATCAGCCGTCTCACGGGGTCGACCGCGGACTCGGTCGTCTTCGACTGCTGGAGCGGTGACGGGGGGGTTCCCTTTGGGCTTTAG